A single genomic interval of Gossypium raimondii isolate GPD5lz chromosome 11, ASM2569854v1, whole genome shotgun sequence harbors:
- the LOC105803010 gene encoding 60S ribosomal protein L18-2 has product MGIDLVAGGKSKKTKRTAPKSDDIYLKLLVKLYRFLVRRTGSKFNAVILKRLFMSKTNKPPLSLSRLIQFMKGKEDKIAVVVGAVTDDIRVYEVPALKVTALRFTETARARIEKAGGECLTFDQLALRAPLGQNTVLLRGPKNAREAVKHFGPAPGVPHSHTKPYVRAKGRKFERARGRRNSKGFRV; this is encoded by the exons ATG GGTATCGACTTGGTCGCCGGCGGCAAGAGCAAGAAGACGAAGAGAACTGCTCCCAAGTCTGATGATATATATCTCAAGCTCCTTGTCAAG CTTTACCGTTTTCTGGTAAGAAGAACTGGCAGCAAATTCAATGCGGTGATCTTGAAGCGGCTATTTATGAGCAAAACCAACAAGCCTCCTTTATCTCTTTCTAGGTTGATTCAATTCATGAAGGGCaag GAGGATAAGATTGCTGTGGTAGTCGGGGCTGTCACCGATGACATTCGTGTGTATGAAGTTCCTGCGCTGAAGGTTACTGCGTTAAGGTTCACTGAAACGGCCAGGGCAAGGATTGAGAAAGCTGGTGGGGAGTGTTTAACATTTGACCAACTTGCTCTTCGAGCACCTCTTGGACAGAACACG GTTCTCCTCCGAGGTCCAAAGAATGCTCGTGAGGCAGTGAAGCACTTCGGACCAGCTCCTGGTGTGCCACACAGCCACACCAAGCCCTATGTGCGGGCAAAGGGAAGGAAATTTGAGAGGGCTAGAGGAAGAAGGAACAGCAAAGGCTTCAGGGTTTGA